A single region of the Thermotoga profunda AZM34c06 genome encodes:
- the prfB gene encoding peptide chain release factor 2, whose protein sequence is MIAYETRVKIDELKEKYNNFLKLINPEKIKEELKELEHQMSDPDIWKDQRKASELSRKIQHFKDLLNDMEKIRRHLEDIDVGIELSEEDPQIAENVEELVKNVERDLRRFQFELILNDPLDSSNAYLTVHPGAGGTESHDWAQMLLRMYMRWAERKGFEVELLDFQPGEEAGVKSATVLIKGEYAYGYLKHERGVHRLVRISPFDAAKRRHTSFASVNVIPEISDDIEVEIKPEDLRIDTFRASGHGGQYVNRTDSAVRITHLPTGIVVSCQSERSQHQNKAQAMKMLKAKLYQLELSKRKEQLEEIQGELKEIAWGNQIRSYVLQPYTMVKDHRTNVETGNFEAVLDGELDDFIEAELLHFANQGI, encoded by the coding sequence ATGATAGCTTATGAAACTCGTGTGAAAATAGACGAGTTAAAGGAAAAATACAATAATTTTCTAAAACTCATCAATCCAGAAAAAATAAAAGAAGAATTGAAAGAGTTGGAGCATCAAATGTCCGACCCAGACATTTGGAAAGATCAAAGAAAAGCCAGTGAACTTTCACGAAAGATACAACATTTTAAGGACCTTCTCAACGACATGGAGAAAATTAGAAGACATCTGGAGGATATCGATGTTGGTATCGAATTGAGTGAAGAAGACCCACAGATTGCAGAAAATGTCGAGGAACTTGTTAAAAACGTTGAAAGAGATCTACGCCGCTTTCAGTTTGAGTTAATTCTGAACGATCCGCTCGATTCGAGTAATGCTTATCTGACAGTGCATCCCGGTGCTGGTGGAACTGAATCACACGATTGGGCTCAGATGTTACTCAGAATGTACATGAGATGGGCAGAGAGAAAAGGTTTTGAAGTTGAGTTGCTCGATTTTCAACCTGGTGAAGAAGCCGGTGTAAAAAGCGCAACGGTTCTGATAAAGGGTGAATATGCCTATGGTTATCTGAAACACGAAAGAGGCGTACATAGACTTGTGAGAATATCACCATTCGATGCGGCAAAAAGGAGACACACTTCCTTTGCATCTGTGAATGTAATACCCGAGATATCAGACGATATAGAAGTAGAGATTAAACCAGAAGATTTGAGAATAGATACTTTTCGGGCGTCTGGTCATGGTGGTCAATATGTCAACAGGACAGATTCTGCCGTCCGAATAACACATCTCCCAACTGGTATTGTTGTTTCATGTCAGAGTGAAAGATCACAACACCAAAATAAGGCTCAGGCGATGAAGATGCTCAAAGCAAAGTTGTACCAATTGGAATTGTCTAAGAGAAAAGAACAACTTGAAGAGATCCAAGGTGAGCTGAAGGAAATAGCCTGGGGTAACCAGATAAGATCTTATGTTTTGCAGCCTTACACAATGGTAAAAGATCATAGAACGAATGTTGAAACAGGTAATTTTGAAGCAGTTCTCGATGGAGAGCTCGACGATTTCATAGAAGCAGAGCTACTCCATTTTGCCAACCAAGGTATTTAG
- a CDS encoding helix-turn-helix domain-containing protein, giving the protein MIKILMPLAIANETLLPMTNEKMYVKHYEDEDDYVQKILEEFWDVVYGPKLDKQPEAIFVDSISELILAIRFIETKKALERCRKINDIMNSSVELQGIKILPTLRQLQKLKNNIPEKLVIVAEKGIKVEAYVDFLSDGKYTEISTGNYEAIVDGKKIVVIESSIRLEKDLNIEIPPLRKRKEDIPYMIDRALSLIHSRYKNMPMHFPDEQTLRMFTSYDWPGNTQELLETIYAYATGNDIVDHLMGANTITTDVEQIDLKNCVNSMVAKIEKQFIYDALQKTSWNRKKASAVLKMNYKTFCYKMKKYGISRR; this is encoded by the coding sequence ATGATAAAAATTCTCATGCCACTGGCGATCGCGAATGAAACACTTCTTCCAATGACCAACGAAAAGATGTATGTGAAACATTATGAAGACGAAGATGATTATGTACAGAAAATCCTTGAGGAGTTTTGGGATGTTGTATATGGTCCAAAACTCGATAAACAACCAGAAGCTATTTTCGTCGATAGTATCTCTGAGTTGATCTTAGCCATAAGATTTATCGAGACCAAGAAAGCTTTAGAGAGGTGTAGAAAAATCAATGATATAATGAATTCTTCTGTAGAACTTCAAGGAATAAAGATACTTCCAACACTAAGGCAGCTGCAGAAATTAAAAAACAACATCCCAGAGAAATTGGTGATCGTGGCAGAAAAAGGTATCAAGGTCGAAGCATATGTTGATTTTTTATCTGATGGCAAGTACACGGAAATCTCCACGGGCAATTACGAAGCAATAGTTGATGGTAAAAAAATCGTTGTGATAGAATCATCGATTCGTTTAGAGAAAGATTTGAATATAGAAATCCCACCTTTGAGGAAGAGAAAAGAAGATATTCCTTACATGATAGACCGTGCGCTTTCATTGATCCATAGTCGATACAAAAATATGCCGATGCATTTCCCCGACGAGCAAACCCTGAGGATGTTCACGTCGTACGATTGGCCTGGAAATACCCAAGAATTGCTCGAAACAATATATGCCTACGCAACTGGAAACGATATAGTCGATCATCTCATGGGAGCCAATACTATTACAACAGATGTTGAACAGATCGATTTGAAAAACTGTGTAAACAGCATGGTCGCCAAGATCGAAAAACAATTCATATATGATGCTCTACAGAAAACTTCCTGGAACAGAAAAAAAGCATCTGCAGTCCTCAAGATGAACTACAAGACTTTCTGTTATAAAATGAAAAAATATGGAATAAGCAGGCGCTAA
- a CDS encoding TlyA family RNA methyltransferase, translating into MKQRIDIFLVQKGFVCSRSQARDLIKLKRVLVNGEICEKPAKIVDDSSKIELLKPRKYVSRAAEKLEKAYYVFGINFNDKVICDIGASKGGFTQFAIEHGAKKVYAVDVGSNQLADSLRVDPRVVCFENFNARYLSIDKIGELVDIVLCDVSFISVRILLRAISSVLKENGIAVLLIKPQFETGPVFSQSKECHIKVIIEILRDSMKEGLFGCGLTYSPITGSDGNIEYLAYFSKVCSDLVDNETIVNVVNEAWSVFRGEK; encoded by the coding sequence GTGAAGCAAAGAATCGATATCTTTCTTGTTCAAAAAGGCTTTGTTTGCAGCAGATCTCAGGCGCGGGACTTGATAAAATTGAAGAGAGTACTCGTCAATGGAGAGATATGTGAAAAACCCGCGAAGATCGTCGACGATAGTTCAAAGATAGAGCTTTTAAAACCAAGAAAATATGTCAGTAGAGCCGCTGAGAAATTAGAGAAGGCCTATTATGTCTTTGGAATAAACTTCAATGACAAAGTGATATGTGATATTGGGGCTTCTAAGGGTGGATTCACACAATTCGCAATTGAACATGGAGCGAAAAAGGTATACGCCGTTGATGTGGGAAGTAATCAACTTGCAGATTCGCTTCGAGTCGATCCAAGGGTTGTATGTTTTGAAAACTTCAATGCCAGATATTTGAGTATTGACAAAATAGGAGAATTGGTTGATATTGTTCTTTGTGATGTGTCATTTATATCTGTGAGAATCTTATTAAGAGCGATAAGTTCTGTTTTGAAGGAAAACGGCATAGCTGTCTTGTTGATAAAACCACAATTCGAAACCGGACCAGTCTTTTCTCAGTCAAAAGAGTGTCACATTAAGGTAATTATTGAAATCCTTAGAGATAGTATGAAAGAAGGGCTCTTTGGGTGTGGTTTAACTTACTCTCCCATCACTGGTTCTGATGGGAATATTGAATATCTTGCTTATTTTTCAAAAGTTTGCTCTGATTTAGTGGATAATGAGACAATTGTCAACGTTGTGAACGAGGCTTGGTCAGTCTTCAGAGGTGAGAAATGA
- the fmt gene encoding methionyl-tRNA formyltransferase, giving the protein MKIIFLGTPEYASKHLEALLESNYDIVGVVTQPDRPAGRGQRLLPSPVKEIALRANLPVFEKMKDIPFDSLKPDIGIVVAYGALIKEKYLNLLPLGFYNVHPSLLPKYRGAAPIQRAIENGEKVTGVTLFKLTKELDAGPIAAQISVTIDEYENFDSLETKLIKVGEKLLKDFLKDPTSFSLVPQDESQATYAPKITAQDIVVDFNKSTEEVKNKIRAYDSRPGARTTLRGEFVKVFGVRKTDKTKYNEVPGTIVYIDHEGGHVTTVDGIVVISQIQFPSKKKVSFLEAMNGRLIKIKDRFV; this is encoded by the coding sequence ATGAAGATCATCTTCTTGGGTACTCCCGAGTATGCTTCGAAGCATTTGGAAGCTCTTTTAGAATCTAATTATGATATTGTAGGAGTCGTCACTCAACCGGACAGACCTGCCGGTAGAGGTCAAAGGCTTTTGCCATCTCCAGTAAAAGAAATCGCTTTGAGAGCGAATTTACCTGTTTTTGAAAAAATGAAGGACATACCTTTCGATTCACTCAAACCCGATATCGGAATTGTGGTAGCATATGGTGCGTTGATCAAGGAAAAATATTTGAATCTTTTACCCTTGGGTTTCTATAACGTTCATCCATCGTTGTTGCCAAAGTATAGAGGAGCTGCTCCAATTCAACGTGCTATTGAAAATGGTGAAAAGGTAACAGGTGTAACTTTATTCAAACTCACAAAGGAACTGGATGCCGGTCCTATTGCTGCGCAGATTTCGGTTACAATAGACGAATATGAAAATTTCGATTCGCTCGAAACTAAATTGATCAAAGTAGGAGAAAAACTCTTAAAAGATTTTCTTAAAGATCCAACATCTTTTTCACTTGTTCCACAGGATGAATCACAGGCAACGTATGCTCCAAAAATAACCGCTCAAGATATAGTTGTGGATTTTAATAAAAGTACTGAAGAAGTTAAGAACAAAATTAGGGCTTATGATTCACGACCCGGTGCCAGAACTACTCTAAGAGGAGAATTTGTCAAAGTATTTGGAGTGAGAAAAACCGATAAAACCAAATACAACGAGGTTCCTGGAACAATTGTCTACATAGATCATGAAGGTGGTCATGTTACAACTGTTGATGGAATAGTTGTTATTTCCCAAATCCAGTTTCCTTCAAAAAAGAAGGTATCGTTTCTTGAGGCGATGAATGGTAGGTTGATAAAGATCAAAGATAGATTTGTGTAA
- a CDS encoding bifunctional enoyl-CoA hydratase/phosphate acetyltransferase → MKSLKELVERAKTSGRKNIVVAGCEDDEAVKAARMAYEERIVEKIFLVGTKRNWIGNEVEFVHTQTEEQTAEESVKIVSSNRANILLKGLVKTSVLLKAVLNKEWGLRSSGLLSHVAVVEVPTLDRVVFITDGGMIIKPTLEEKVAIIKNAVDLMHKLGYEKPKVAIICAVETVNKDMPETIDASVISKMAQRGELKNCIVDGPLGLDNALNINAARVKNVKGEVAGQADLLVVPDIHSGNFLGKSALYFAGGKIAGLIVGAKAPIVVVSRADNAESKLLSIALAACVG, encoded by the coding sequence ATGAAATCTTTAAAAGAACTCGTTGAACGTGCAAAAACTTCGGGTAGAAAGAATATAGTCGTTGCAGGATGTGAAGATGACGAAGCCGTTAAAGCCGCGAGAATGGCTTACGAAGAGAGAATCGTTGAGAAGATTTTTCTTGTGGGTACTAAGAGAAACTGGATAGGTAATGAAGTGGAATTCGTACATACACAGACCGAAGAACAAACGGCAGAAGAAAGTGTGAAAATAGTTTCATCTAATAGGGCAAACATACTCTTAAAGGGACTTGTAAAAACTTCTGTGCTGTTGAAAGCAGTGCTCAATAAAGAATGGGGACTGAGAAGCTCTGGGCTTTTGAGTCATGTTGCAGTTGTTGAAGTTCCCACACTCGATAGAGTTGTTTTTATAACTGATGGTGGAATGATTATCAAACCAACACTTGAAGAAAAGGTGGCGATAATTAAGAATGCTGTAGATCTCATGCATAAACTTGGTTATGAAAAACCAAAGGTAGCAATAATCTGTGCGGTCGAGACTGTGAACAAAGACATGCCTGAGACTATAGATGCATCGGTAATATCAAAAATGGCACAAAGGGGCGAGCTGAAAAACTGTATTGTCGATGGACCACTTGGCTTGGACAACGCTCTGAATATTAACGCAGCAAGAGTGAAGAATGTGAAAGGGGAGGTAGCTGGGCAAGCAGATCTTTTAGTGGTCCCCGATATTCATTCTGGAAATTTTCTGGGAAAATCTGCACTTTATTTTGCAGGAGGCAAAATAGCCGGCCTCATCGTTGGGGCGAAGGCACCTATAGTGGTCGTTTCCAGGGCTGATAATGCCGAATCAAAGCTCTTGTCGATAGCATTAGCTGCGTGTGTTGGGTGA
- the secA gene encoding preprotein translocase subunit SecA, which produces MGFAIFDRNKILLKRYFKFVEKIKESEKRISKMSNLELINLSQEMKKNVSDENIIDCFALARTVAKRVLGMYPFDVQVVGGLALNEGKVAEMKTGEGKTLAATMPLYFNALSGKGVHLVTVNDYLARRDALWMGPLYLFLGLRVGVINQLGKSYEVVWKNKDAFESAISENLSVWPQDYTDEFLKDHMKNQRAVEAFAVDLVEIDRKKAYECDITYGTNNEFGFDYLRDNLVLDLNDKVQRGHFYAIIDEVDSILIDEARTPLIISGPSREGASIYKRFASLAKKMIKDTDFTVDEKARMVILTEKGIEKAEKLIGIENLYDPSNVNNVYHLLNALKALHLFKKDVDYVIMNQEIIIVDEFTGRLLPGRRYSGGLHQAIEAKEGVPIKEESITYATITFQNYFKMYEKLAGMTGTAKTEEEEFKQLYDMEVVVIPTHKPMIRKDHDDLIYRTQSEKYAAVVADVAERYKKGQPVLIGTTSIEKSELLSSMLRKMNIPHQVLNAKYHEKEAQIVALAGQKNAVTIATNMAGRGTDIKLGEGVTELGGLCIIGTERHESRRIDNQLRGRSGRQGDPGESRFYLSLEDDLLRIFGKDQLERVMNVLKIKPGEPIEHPLLTKLIETVQKRVEGINFSIRKHLMEMDTVLDVQRNSIYSYRDWILSGKVEQYIDEAIEDFVERRISDFCDGSEWDLEGLKNSLSILPKGVVNLDGQKIDSQEQLKEFLINSLKESYKRKKEEIGDEYTQFLKFLVLRIIDDNWRQYLEEVEHVKEAVNLRAYGQRDPIIEFKKETYALFDEMIARVNELVVSWMLRVVRADKQKAEQEAKKDLANLQLVHEEFNIVNRSERRKLQKDEKIKKRFKVKR; this is translated from the coding sequence ATGGGATTTGCCATTTTTGATAGAAACAAAATTTTGCTCAAAAGGTATTTCAAGTTTGTCGAGAAAATAAAAGAATCTGAGAAACGTATCTCAAAGATGAGTAATCTTGAGCTCATCAATCTATCACAAGAAATGAAAAAGAACGTGAGTGATGAAAATATCATCGATTGTTTTGCACTTGCAAGAACTGTGGCAAAGAGAGTCTTAGGAATGTATCCTTTTGATGTTCAAGTCGTTGGTGGACTCGCACTTAACGAAGGTAAGGTAGCCGAAATGAAGACTGGTGAAGGGAAGACTCTTGCGGCAACGATGCCTTTGTATTTCAACGCCTTGTCTGGAAAAGGTGTACATCTTGTCACCGTCAATGATTACCTTGCTCGCCGTGACGCACTTTGGATGGGACCGTTGTATCTATTTCTTGGGCTCAGGGTTGGAGTCATAAATCAACTTGGGAAATCATACGAGGTCGTGTGGAAAAACAAGGATGCCTTTGAATCGGCAATAAGTGAAAATCTTTCGGTTTGGCCACAGGATTACACAGATGAGTTTTTGAAAGATCATATGAAAAATCAAAGGGCAGTAGAGGCATTTGCTGTTGATTTGGTTGAAATAGACAGAAAAAAGGCATATGAATGTGATATCACGTATGGTACAAACAATGAATTTGGTTTTGATTATTTACGCGATAATCTGGTTCTTGATCTGAATGATAAGGTTCAAAGAGGACACTTCTACGCGATAATAGACGAAGTCGATAGCATTTTGATCGACGAGGCTCGTACTCCATTGATAATCTCTGGACCATCAAGAGAAGGCGCTTCTATTTATAAACGATTTGCATCGTTGGCAAAAAAGATGATAAAGGACACAGATTTCACCGTTGACGAAAAGGCACGAATGGTCATTTTGACAGAAAAAGGTATCGAGAAAGCTGAAAAATTGATAGGAATCGAAAATTTATATGATCCTTCAAATGTGAACAACGTCTATCACCTGTTGAATGCACTGAAAGCGTTGCATTTGTTCAAGAAAGATGTCGATTATGTCATTATGAACCAAGAAATAATCATAGTGGATGAATTCACAGGCAGACTTTTACCTGGTAGACGTTACAGTGGAGGATTACATCAGGCAATAGAGGCAAAAGAAGGAGTACCAATAAAAGAAGAGTCCATAACTTATGCAACTATAACTTTTCAGAATTACTTCAAAATGTACGAAAAACTCGCCGGAATGACCGGTACTGCCAAAACTGAGGAGGAAGAATTCAAACAGCTCTACGATATGGAAGTAGTAGTAATTCCAACCCATAAACCAATGATAAGAAAAGACCATGATGATCTCATCTATCGAACACAATCTGAAAAATACGCGGCAGTAGTAGCCGATGTTGCTGAAAGGTACAAAAAAGGACAACCTGTTTTGATAGGAACGACATCGATAGAAAAGAGTGAATTGTTGAGTTCGATGCTTAGAAAGATGAATATACCACACCAGGTGTTAAATGCCAAGTATCATGAAAAAGAGGCGCAGATAGTGGCTCTTGCTGGGCAAAAAAATGCAGTTACGATCGCAACAAATATGGCTGGGAGAGGTACAGATATAAAATTGGGTGAAGGAGTCACTGAACTCGGTGGTCTATGTATCATAGGGACAGAACGTCATGAAAGCAGACGTATCGACAATCAATTGAGAGGTCGCTCTGGTAGGCAAGGCGACCCAGGAGAATCAAGATTCTATCTGTCGCTTGAAGATGATTTATTAAGGATATTCGGGAAAGATCAACTCGAAAGAGTGATGAATGTCCTGAAGATCAAACCAGGTGAACCCATTGAACACCCTCTTCTGACGAAGTTAATAGAGACCGTACAAAAGAGGGTAGAGGGAATTAATTTTTCTATAAGGAAGCACTTAATGGAAATGGATACCGTTTTAGACGTGCAGAGAAATTCAATTTACTCTTACAGAGATTGGATTTTGTCAGGTAAGGTGGAACAATATATAGATGAGGCAATCGAAGATTTTGTTGAAAGAAGGATAAGTGACTTTTGTGACGGGTCTGAGTGGGATCTCGAGGGTCTAAAGAACTCACTCTCCATTCTACCAAAAGGTGTGGTGAACTTAGATGGACAGAAGATAGATTCACAAGAGCAATTGAAAGAATTTTTGATAAATTCTTTGAAAGAGTCTTACAAGAGAAAAAAGGAAGAAATAGGAGATGAATACACTCAATTTCTCAAATTCTTGGTATTGCGCATCATAGATGATAACTGGAGACAATATCTTGAAGAGGTAGAGCATGTCAAGGAAGCCGTCAACCTGAGGGCTTATGGTCAGAGAGATCCAATAATAGAGTTCAAAAAAGAAACATACGCGTTATTCGACGAGATGATAGCAAGGGTGAATGAACTTGTTGTCTCCTGGATGCTGAGAGTTGTGAGAGCAGATAAGCAAAAAGCAGAGCAAGAAGCAAAGAAAGATCTTGCAAATCTCCAACTTGTGCACGAAGAGTTCAACATTGTAAACAGATCCGAGAGGAGAAAGTTACAAAAAGATGAGAAAATAAAAAAGAGATTCAAAGTGAAGAGGTGA
- the surE gene encoding 5'/3'-nucleotidase SurE, producing MRILITNDDGVTSTGLLTLAKVLAKKHNILVVAPESEQSATGHAITVRMPIWVKKVEVVGDFPIYATTGTPADCVKIGVEVLAKKTVDLVISGINYGHNLGTDVIYSGTVSGALEGALLGIPALAVSAPIEKNYDYHQAALFIEMFIKDFDFNILEQFTALNINFPSGIIKGWKATKQSTRRYADRFEARIDPAGNTYYWMYGDIIEDDPSDDSDYNAIKNGYVSVTPITVFMNNDRVLMKLKEVENAAHKTPR from the coding sequence GTGCGAATACTTATAACAAACGATGATGGTGTCACATCCACCGGTTTACTAACACTTGCAAAGGTATTAGCAAAAAAACACAATATATTAGTTGTTGCGCCTGAGTCAGAGCAAAGTGCAACAGGCCATGCCATAACTGTGAGAATGCCGATATGGGTTAAGAAGGTCGAAGTAGTTGGAGACTTTCCAATATATGCTACCACGGGTACCCCAGCGGATTGTGTCAAAATAGGGGTGGAGGTTCTTGCAAAAAAGACTGTCGACCTGGTCATAAGTGGTATAAATTATGGTCATAACCTTGGTACCGATGTTATCTATTCTGGTACCGTTTCTGGTGCTCTTGAGGGTGCACTACTTGGTATACCGGCTCTTGCAGTCTCAGCTCCGATTGAAAAAAATTACGATTATCATCAAGCGGCTCTTTTCATAGAAATGTTCATTAAAGATTTTGATTTCAACATTCTTGAACAATTCACCGCTTTGAACATTAACTTTCCAAGTGGTATCATTAAAGGGTGGAAAGCGACTAAGCAAAGTACCAGAAGGTACGCTGATAGATTCGAGGCGAGAATAGACCCAGCAGGTAATACTTATTACTGGATGTATGGAGATATTATTGAAGACGACCCTTCTGACGATAGTGATTACAATGCAATCAAAAATGGTTATGTTTCTGTCACGCCTATAACTGTTTTCATGAATAATGACAGAGTTCTGATGAAATTAAAGGAGGTTGAAAATGCGGCACATAAGACTCCTCGGTGA
- the truA gene encoding tRNA pseudouridine(38-40) synthase TruA — translation MKRFLATVSYDGTQFFGFQTQSDVRTVQRVIEEALERIFKQRVTTIAAGRTDTGVHAVGQVVLFSCPIEIDPMSMKNALNANLPDDVYVRRIIEVDENFHPRFDAKRRIYHYFIYNSKEPNLFIRNYAWWFPYELDIEKMRVAAKFLEGEHDFKSFMKSDDTQQKTTTRTIYRIRVIKMRNRLILIRVEGRSFLRRMVRNIVGALVKVGTGEWKPEKIKEVLELRDRSQAAATAPPHGLYFYSVDF, via the coding sequence ATGAAGAGATTCTTAGCAACTGTATCTTATGACGGGACGCAGTTTTTTGGTTTTCAGACTCAAAGTGATGTAAGAACTGTTCAAAGGGTAATAGAGGAAGCTCTTGAAAGAATTTTCAAGCAAAGAGTGACAACCATTGCCGCCGGAAGAACTGACACGGGAGTCCATGCAGTTGGTCAGGTGGTGTTGTTCAGCTGCCCAATTGAGATTGATCCAATGAGCATGAAAAATGCTTTGAATGCCAATTTGCCAGATGATGTTTATGTTCGCAGAATAATCGAAGTTGATGAAAACTTTCATCCGAGGTTTGATGCTAAAAGGAGGATTTACCACTATTTTATATATAACTCAAAAGAGCCCAATCTTTTTATTCGAAATTATGCCTGGTGGTTTCCATATGAATTGGATATTGAGAAAATGAGAGTCGCTGCAAAATTTCTTGAGGGAGAGCATGATTTCAAATCATTTATGAAAAGCGACGATACTCAACAAAAAACTACTACAAGAACCATTTATCGAATAAGGGTAATCAAAATGAGAAATAGGTTGATTCTGATCCGGGTAGAAGGTCGTTCATTTTTGAGACGAATGGTTAGGAATATTGTTGGTGCGCTTGTTAAGGTGGGAACTGGCGAATGGAAACCAGAGAAAATCAAGGAAGTGTTGGAATTGAGAGACCGGTCTCAGGCGGCAGCTACGGCGCCACCACATGGGTTATACTTTTACTCTGTGGATTTCTGA
- the def gene encoding peptide deformylase, with amino-acid sequence MRHIRLLGDPILRRKAKEVEKIDENIKALVKDLFETMYATDGIGLAAPQIGVPLRIFVMDDGTPKTFINPAIVFKSAETNIAEEGCLSVPEVFENVERSNEIVIRYTDLDGNEIEERLSGYSARVAQHEYDHLDGILFIDLIPASRRFAIRQKLSNIIKQSGKKYSTNKP; translated from the coding sequence ATGCGGCACATAAGACTCCTCGGTGATCCTATTTTGAGAAGAAAAGCCAAAGAAGTTGAGAAAATAGACGAAAATATCAAAGCCTTGGTCAAAGATCTCTTCGAAACTATGTATGCAACAGATGGCATAGGACTTGCGGCTCCTCAAATAGGAGTTCCTCTGAGAATTTTCGTCATGGACGACGGTACCCCAAAGACATTTATAAACCCTGCTATAGTTTTCAAAAGCGCAGAGACCAATATTGCCGAAGAGGGATGTCTGAGTGTGCCTGAAGTCTTTGAAAATGTCGAGAGAAGTAACGAGATCGTTATAAGATACACAGACCTCGATGGTAATGAAATAGAAGAGAGACTATCTGGTTACAGTGCGAGAGTGGCACAACACGAATACGATCATCTGGATGGTATACTTTTCATAGATTTGATCCCTGCATCGAGAAGATTTGCGATAAGGCAAAAACTTTCTAATATAATAAAACAATCTGGAAAGAAATATTCCACGAATAAGCCATGA